The stretch of DNA GTAATTACTCTTAACTTTTGATGCGGCAAGTCTCCAAACGTTCGAACCCCTCTTGCTTCTAATTTTTTATACAACCACTTTTCTAAACTATCTCCTTTATATAAACCTAAACGCCAATAAAGAAGTAGCCATTTTCCAACCGAGGAAGGAATAAGTGTTTTTCTTTCATCTAAAAAATTTAACATATCTGTTTCTTCTAACATCTGATACATTTCATCTGAGCGATATCCCGCAGCTATAAAGGCGGCTATAATGGATCCTGCGCTCGTCCCGGCAACGCGTACAAAACGAAAACCTCTCGCTTCTAACACTTGTAATGCACCTATCATGGCAAATCCTTTTATTCCACCACCTGAAAAAACACCATCGATGTCCAAGGAGGTCACCCCCAGTTTCATCAGTATGTTTAAATGTAGTGAAAGAGATTTCTTTTTATGACAATTTTATAGCTTGTCTTCTTATTTTTCTTGGAAACCTGACAAAAAAAGTCCCAAAAGTCAGTTCTACTAACACTTGGGACATTCCACTACTAATTATTTTCATTCTGTTTTTGAATTTGTTCTAACTCTTCGACCCGAATTTTATTATCTTCAAAATATTGTACTAGATCCCCTATTCGATCAATAGCATTCCAACTTAAATGATGCTCAATTCCTTCCACATCATTATATATGTTTTCTTCTTCAACCCCAATAATTCGTAAAAACTGTTCCAAAAGTTCATGACGTGCAACTAACCGTTTACCAATCTTTTTGCCCTTCGATGTTAATATAAGGCCTCTATATTTTTCATACACTAAGTAATCATCTTTATCTAATTTTTGTACCATTTTCGTAACTGATGAGGGGTGAACCGCTAGGGCTTCTGCTATATCTGAAACTCTCGCATATCCTTTCGCTTCTATTAGTAAATATATCTGTTCTATGTAATCCTCCATGCTCGGTGTTGGCATGATATCCCCTCCATCTAATCTGTGGTCCGAAACAAGCTTTTAATTAAAATGATACATGAACTTTTCTTTGCTGACAAGCTGATATGTGGCAGTTTTCAACACTGCTGTTTTTTGAAACCTTTTTAAAATTTGATCGTATAGATTATTAAGACAATGGAGGTATGTATATGGAATTTTTATTTATTGCTATTGGCATTGCAACTGCAGGTTATTTTATTGGAGAAGGACTAAAAAATTTCCAGTCCCCAAATTCGAAATCATTAATAGAAACTATTGAAGAAGACGATGATCATGAGCTTATTAAAGAAAATAACGTACACTACTTTTTAGGAGTGACGAAGGAGGATGCGAAACAATTAATTAGTGAGTACCCACACATTCCTCACATTCTATTAAATGGGAAGGTATATTACCAAAAAGCAAAGCTGAAGGAGTGGTTAAATACAATCGGCAAATAATTATAAAATAACTAATAGAGATCTTTTATTTATTTCAACGACTACTAGACGGAAGAAAAAAGGTATTCATCGAATCGGACACGTAGCAATTTATATAGGAAACAATAAAATGTTACACACTTACCGCCAAGGGAAAAAAGTACAAATTTCTACTATTAACACCTATTGGAGAAGTGTATTAATAGGTGTAAAGAGAGTTTTATAACAAGAAGAGAAGCAAACGGGCAGATTGCTTCTCTTTTTCTATTCCTTAATCAACGGGTATTTCTATCATATCGCCATACTCCTTCATGAAATGCATCCCGTTAATATAAATAAATTCCGGTTCAGTATTCGCTTCAAATAATAACGTCCTTTCTTTCATTTGCTGACCGTCTTCTAATTTTACATATGATTGTCTCACAATAGTTTTTAAAGGGGTTACTTCTTCCTCTGTTTCAATCGAAACACCATCTAACATTACATCATTATCTGTTCTAATTGTTATTTCTACCATTTCTGATGTTGTATTGATATCTTGTATCCATAATTCTTTTTCGTTTAACATTGTAGGGTTGTTATTAGTCGCTAGCGCTAATTTTTTATCAACATTTTCGTAACCGGCAAACTCATTAATTTTTAGCTCCAATGAGTGGAGACCTTTTGGTAGTGCATCGTAATTTAGAGAGAATTTTCTTCCTAGTAAAGATGATTGATATCCCCCACCTAATGACGTAACCTCTTTTCCGTTCGCGTATAATTGAATACCCCATAAAGCATCAGGAACACGGTCAAAATTTTCAACATTTAATTTCCCTTCCACAACTGTCATAGTAGGTGTTGCCCTAATCGTTTGAAACGTAATCGTCCCCTTATCGACTTTTATCGCTTTATTAATAGATTGTTTAATTTCCGTTTGTAACGCTTTGTTCGGATTATATGGAATAGTCACGAATTCTTCTACTGTTTGGTTGTTGTTCATACCTTGTTGAAAGTTGACCGTCAATTTTTTCGCAAAAGGGCTGACCGGTTCAAATGATTGTGTTCCCTTTATTTCTGTTTGATTATCATCAACAATAAACGTACCCGATGTCGGAAACGAATTGGTCAGAAAGCCTGAAATAGGTAAAAAACGAAAATAATCTCTTATATGATCTTTTATTCCTTTTGGATTATTTAATGAATAATAAAGAATAAGTTGATTAGAGTCGGCCATAACACCTTCTATTGTAAGCTTCGTTCCATCAACCAAAGTTACCGTTTCGTCCACGATTTGTCCAAGTCCTTCTTCATTTAATTCCATTAATGTGCCTGTCATCATTTCATCGAAACCAAATAGTTTTTTTCCATAATAAGCTAAGCCATTATATTGATAACCTATAATAACAATAAAAAACATTGCCACTGCTACTAATTTCCATAAAGGAGCATTTTGCTTTTGTTTGTTTGGTGCCTTGTTTAAAGCTTCTCTCAATCTAGTTTCTAATTCATCAGGTGCAGTGTAAGAGTCTATTCGTTTTTTTTCTTCCGCTAATTTATCTTCAATGTTACTCATTCCACTCACCTCCGTGTAGTTCCCTTAACTTTTTCAACCCTTGAAAAATTCTAGATTTCACTGTACCTAATGAGACATTTGTTAACGTTGCAATTGATTGATAATCCATATCGTGAAAATATTTAAGTTGAATAGCTTCTTTTTGATGCTTATTTAATTGTAGCAGCATTTCCTGTATGTCCATTTGATGAACACTTTTTAAATAAGGGTTACTGGTCAAAGCATGAGATATTTCATCTGACTGTTCATTCCAGTCATCAATTAAAATTAATTTTTTGTTCTTTCGAAGCATCGTTTTGCAACTATTTACTAGAATTGTTTTACTCCAACTGTAAAACGCTTCTTCTTTTTTCAATTGATCAATTTTTTCATATATCTTTACAATCATGTCTTCCATTGCATCCATTGCATCATGTGAATTCCCCATGTAGCTAAAAGCAAGTCGGTAATATGTATCCTTATCCTCCATAATCAATTGTAGAAGCGCCTCCTTATTACCCCTTTTCGCTTTGTTCACTAACCGAACGATATTCATGCTCTCACCTCTCTCCCCTATATGAGTTTTGTGTTGAGTAAAAAGTTCATTTTATTTACATTCTTTTTTATTATAAAGATACGTTATTGACCTCGTCCCCATTGTTAGAAGAAAAAAAGCCCAGAGGTTTAACCCCGAGCTTACTTGTCATCATGTTTTAAATCTGAAAAAAATTTAATTAACTAATCCATCTTCTTTAGTAGGACCCATAACACCAGGAACTTGTAAACCAGCTTGACGCAATAATACAGTCATCTGGCCACGGTGGTGAATACTGTGGTCCATAAGAACTTTAAGAAGAGCTCCTCTTGGTGTTGTACGACCAAAACTTTCAACTTCTTCTAATAGCTTTTCATCTGTTAGTTTTCTGTCTACTTCTAATTTTAACTCATCTATTATTTTGCGAAATGCATTTGCAATTTCATTAGCGGAAGTAGGGACAGATTTTTCTGAGCCAGGTGATTTTACATCAAGTTTAAGTTCTATAGTCTTATTACTTACAAACATATATTGAGGAAGACAAGTATTATAAATTGTCTTCCTCTTTTTATTAGCGGTATTAATAAGCAGCATATGAATATAAAGAATTTTGGTGGTCAATATAAACGTAAATAGGTTAATTAAGGGGTATAAACTTTGGATTGGAAAAAATATAAACGAAAATTTAAAGAGCCAAAAAAGAAAGAAGAATTTAATACAGAAGTTATCAACGTTACGCTTAAGACCATTCTTAAGAAGGTAGAAAATATAGATGATTTAGTTGTAAAAGAAATTAGCATCGAAGACCATTGTTTTACTGTAATGTATATTTCTTCAATTGTCGATGCCTCTAGTATCCAAGAGAAAATGATTGATCCTATTTCAGATAGTGAGACTACCACTAGCGTGTTCAAAAAATTAAATAAACTAGAAAAGATAAATAATCAAGATCAAAGTCTTTTACTTCATGAACTAGCAAGTGGGTTTGCCTTTTTATTTAATAGTCTGGATGAAAATATTATTTATAAACTTCCAGCGTTTAATGCCCCAGAACGATCCATTACTGCACCTGAAAATGAAACAACAATCTTAGGGCCACAAGATGCATTTGTAGAATCTATTGAAACAAATATGTCTTTGATTAGGAGAAGGATTCGATCAACAGAGTTAAAAAGCAAATCTTTCTTTTTAGGAACAGAAACAAAAAATTCTGTGAGCATTGTATATTTGGGTAACCTAGCAAACAAAGAAAATGTTGATCGAGTTATCGTTCGGCTCGAAAATGTCGAATACGATGGGTTTATAGGGATGCCAGTTCTAAAACAGCTATTAGAAGATAATCCATTCTCTCCTTTCCCTCAATTTGGAATTACAGTTAGAACAGACTGGGCTGTAAATGAGCTTTTGAACGGAAAAATTTTAGTACTATTAAACGGAAGCCCTGAGGTTGCTATTTTACCAACTACGTTCATGGAAATGTTTATGTCACCGGAAGACTTTTATAATAGATGGACGACTGCAACACTTTTAAGGACTTTACGCCTTTTTGGATTTTTCGTTTCCATTTTACTCACGTCAACATATGTTTCGGTGCTGACGTTTCATCCAGCAATGTTGCCTCCGCAACTCTTATCTATACTAGCTGATTCAAGGGCGAGAGTACCTTTTCCACCTGTATTAGAGGTACTTATCATTGAACTAGTTATTGAGATACTTCGGGAGGCTGGTTCTAGAATGCCTACAAAGATTGGACAAACAATTGGTATTGTAGGCGGTATTGTTATCGGAACGGCTGCTGTAGAGGCTGGACTTGCAAGTAATATATTAATTGTACTAGTTGCAACTACTGCTCTTCTATCCTTTATATCTCCAAACTTTTTAATGAGTAACGCAATACGCCTTATTCGCTATTTATTTATAATTGCTGCAGGTGTGCTTGGAATGTTTGGGCAAATGGTAACACTCGCTTGGTTAATAAATCACCTTTCCAACCTAACGTCACTTGGCTCTCCATTTATTTCGCCAGTCATTCCAAGAAAATGGTCTGATTTATTAAATAGTGTTCTCCGAGCGCCGGTTAAGTATATGACAAAGAGACCTGGAATTTCACGAGCAAAAAAAGATCTTGTTAAACCACTAGATGAGGAGTAATGTCCATGGACAAGGGAAGATTTAAAAAACTCAATAAGTACCATGTTATATTCCTCGTACAAAATATTATGATCGGAATTGGGCTTTTAACCCTTCCAAAGGACATTAGTAATGTCGGAAACAACCAATGGATTGTCCCCTTTTTGTTAGGTGTTATTGCCAATATTTCTATTTTCCCAATTGTCTATATAGGAAGAAAATTCCCAAATGACCCTTTTTTTATTGTTATTGAGAAACTATGGGGGAAAATTTTAGGGACAATTGTTCATTTATTAATTATATTTTATGGAATTTTACAAGTAGGTAATGTAATTCATTCATACTTAAGACTAGTCCAAACGGTTGCATTACCGAATTATACAGTATCATTTATGTCTATTGCTCTTTACATTCCATTAGTCACCATTGTCCTAGGGGGAATAAAATCTATTGCTCGGTTTTGTATGTTTTCTTTTTTCTTTACAGCCTGGATGATGATTTTTACAAAGTGGGCATTTCAAGCTGGGCACTGGGTTAATGTTATTCCTACATGGGAAGTAAGTTTATTGGAATGGGGCAAGTCTATCCATTATGGATTTGAAGCGTTTTTCGGTTTTGGCATATTAGCATTTTTCTTTCCCTATATCATGGATCAAAAAAGGGCATTTCTACATGCTAGCATTGGTATTTGGATTGTAGTTATTATATACGTTATTATATCGCTAGCTAGCGTAGTTTACTTTTCTGAATGGCAGCTTACTAATTTGCTATTTCCTCTACTTAATCTATTTCAAGCTGTAAAACTACCGTTTATAGAAAGAGTAGAGGTTTTCGGCACCTCACTTTGGGCATTTTTAATTTTATCTACTTCTGCAGCGTATTTATGGATCTCTAAAAAGGGATTTGATGCTATTTTCTCCAAAAATAAAAATCGTACTTGGCATCTTTACGCAGTCGCTTTTCTATCATGGATACTATTTAACGGCCCTATTCCCTTCCAAATACAACTACTTCTTTTCTATGAATGGAATATTTTTTATGGATACTTTATGTTAGCTATCCCTTATCTATTAATGATCACTTATTTATTAAAAAATATAATGGATAAATCTTCTCGTAAAGGAGGGTTCACTTCTTGAAACCGAAACTTCTTATCGCCTTTTTGTTATTACCTATTGTAGTTAGTTGTCAAAATCCAAATGTAGAGTATCCGGTTATAGAAGATTTAGGGATGGTTGGGATAATGGGTTTTGATTATGTTGATGAAAGACAAGTAAAAGTAACTATGACACTTTCTCCTACGAGAGAGGAAGAAAAAGAAAAAGTACAGCAAGGGACATCAACAGTGGAAGTTCCACATCAGGCAGTGTTAGAAATGTCAACAATATCTGAAAAAATACTATCACTAGCTCAATTAAGGGTATTATTGTTTAGTGAGGAGTATGCCGCTAAAGTTGGAATATGGGAGACTATTGAACATCTTTATAGAGATCCTAACGTCGGGGCTAATGTGTTCGTCGCTGTTATTAGTGGTTCTGCTGAAGAAGCTCTCTCGCTACCATATGAAGACAAGCCTGAAATTAATGTGTACCTTAATGAACTATTAACACCGCGAATAGCAGTCGCGTTTAATCCTTTTACTACAATACATGATTTTATTTATCGGCTTACAGACAATATCTCAGATCCTACCACCCCTTACTTAGAAGTAATCAATGAAAACTCGCTAAAAATTACGAGAGTAGCATTATTTAAAGGGGATAAATTTATTTCCACTATAAGTCCCGAAGAAGCAAAATTAGTAGAAGCATTAAAAAAAAGAAGAAACATTCCTGATATGAGCATTTCATTAAATGAAGGGGTTACGACATTACGATTTGTCAAAACCCGAATATTAATTGAAACAAATGGAGATTTACAAAACTTAACTATTTCAACTAATTTATTTGTTAACGGAAGTGTAATTGACTACGAGGGGCATAAAAAGTTGGATACGTTACAAAACCAAGTGGAATTAGAACAAAAAGTGAGCGAGCAGCTGAATGAACAGCTAAGAAAAGTAATTAAGCACTTTCAAGAGTTAGAAATTGATCCAATTGGGTTAGGAGAAAAAGTAAAAGTACGAAATAGTAGCAACTGGACAAAAGAAAACTGGAACAAGGTTCTAAAGGATGCTGAAATTAAAACGAATGTAAAAGTAACAATTGTCTCACCTGGAACAATTAGTTAACTTTTCAGTAGAGGGTTGTTAATAAAAACCATTAGAATAAACCGTTACCTCCCACCTAAACAGATGTTATATATACCGTGGAGGTGGGAGAACACTAATTCTTATACATGGCAAAACGCGGGAAGGAATTATAGAATTTCTTCTAGTCTTATATCGAATATTAATTATAAATCAACTATACGATTAGTTAATACTATATGATTGATCTCTAACCACTACCGTCTCAGGTTTGAAACGTATTAAAACATTACTGTCATCCAAATGTTTAAATCGTGGATCCCATTGTTCCATATTCTCTCCTAAATATTTCGCCAACAATCGATTTGCAATTGTATGATTAAATGGCTCAACAGTGGCAACACCTCTAAAACCCGCATGCAATACGAGACCGGTTTTCACGTCGAAATCTACGATACCGATAGCACAGTTTCTATTTACCCTTATTCTCTTTGGAAAACTATCGGAAGAAGTCCCTATAATCCAAAGTATGTTATTATTCCAAAGAAACCAAACTGGGGAATCTCTTGGAAAGTCCTCTTCGACTGTCGACAAATGCGCGAACAAAGGCTTAGCTAGGAACTGTTCCAAATCGAAACTTCTTTTCTTATCTTTAATAATTTTCACTTTTAAAACCTCTCTTTAAAAAAAGTTCATTAATTATCATTTAAAGTTATTTGTTCTTGTACCTCTTACTTCTAATCGAACTTTAACATTATTATGAACTATTCGAAATATTTTGTAAAAAACAACTTGACGAGATTAAACTTCTTATAAGATAATACTCTTGAGTAATATAATGGAATGAGGGGTTTACATAATGGGAAAAAGGGGCCGTAAGCAAGGTTCCAGTGGCGAGCATAGTAAGGCTCAATTACTATCGATAGCAGCTGATGAATTTGCAGAACATGGATATTTCTCAACGAAAATAAGCACAATTGTGAAAAAAGCTGGAGTTACGCAACCTACCTTTTATCTTTATTTTCCTAGTAAAGAAGCAATATTTCAGGAATTAGTTGGCTTGTTTCGAAACAAATTTGCTCTCCTTACGAAAAAAAGCCGACTAGAAACAGGGCTAGAATTAGATTCCCTTCCAGGAAGAATTGCCATCGGCTTAACTGCAATTTTTCAATTTTTTTATGACAATCGAAGCTTAACTAAAATTGGACTTTATCTGTCTGATGATGCAGAAGAGATAAAAAATGATATTGTCCAGCTAATCACGGAAAACTTAGAGTCTGAACAGAGAGATGGATACTTTCGGACGAATGTGGAAATGCGTACGGTTGCAGAGAGTTTAGTTGGTATTATGGAACGTCTTACTGCCACTTATTTGTTTCAAGATAAAAAAAAGCCTGAGGAATTAGCAAGAGAAATTGTTGATCTTTTATTATACGGGTTGCAAGTTAAATAACATATTTCGTTTCTACTAGAGAAAGACTGTGCTTAGGTTGTTTTACTAGCCTTTAATATTGGGGATGATTTGAATGGAAACGGTAAAGGAAAAAAGTTATGATATGCTAGACCCAGACTGGATTGAGCTTCTTTTAATCGCGAAAGAAATTGGCTTAACGATAGAACAAGTGAAGGAATTTTTGGACGAAAAGAGCATAAATGACCGATAGAATTCAGATGATTGTGGTGCAATAAGACTAGAATGAACATCTAGTATTCTAGTCTTTTATTTACTGTATATTTCCCTATCCCCAAACTTTCTTATTCCCCTTTAATCTCCTATTAATCTTCCTTTTAATAAAGACAAACATCCCATAACCAATCATAACTCCAATTGTGTTCAAAATAACATCATCAATATCTGTACTTCGTCCGATAAATAATTGTGTTATTTCGATGAAACATGTAACCGCTAGAGCAACTACTGATATCTTTTTAAGCGAACGCACTCTTCGATAAAGAAGAGGAACGAAAATTCCAATCGGTGTAAAAACAAACATATTCCCAAATATATTAACCATTGATAAACTACTCCAATTGTCTATGTTAGGATTTGCTTGAAGATATAGGAAAAGTGTCCGAAACGGGATGATATTGACGCTAGCTATTTCATTTGACCATTGTACATTAAAATAAAATTCTCCCGTCGAACTAATAATCCCCGCATCCCATTTTGGAATAATCGTTTGGGATGCTACTGCAATGATGTAAAGAGAAAAAAAGCCTAATAGCAACTCTCGCCCTACACTTGCTTGTTGTTTTTTCCTTTTCATATAAACAAATCTACCTATTATATAAAAAGGGACAGCAATTACCATATACTCTATCATTTTGTATACATATAACAGTATTAAACTCATATTCCCTCCGTTACTTCATCTTATATGTAATTTAATTGCAGTTTTAATAATACCACAATTTGGAATATTACTTTTAAAAAAGTAGCTCGTCCTAACATCTTTTTTCGTTAGGACGAGCTACTTAATTTCTCAAACGTTTATAAACCACATTTTAATTGCGCGCCGCAATCCGTACACGTGTTACAGCCGCCAATTTCTTTTACTTCCCCTACACGACAAACTGGGCAAGTGTTACCAACTTCAGAACCGAAAGTAACATTAGTCGAGCGCAGGTCATGAATTGTTTCAACTAGTACTACTGGCTTTTTCTCTTCTTCCACCATCTCTAATTGTTCTGTTACATCTCCAGCAAAGTTTTCCTCTGCTTTTAAAGTTAGAACTTGTGTGTCACGGCTACCATCCACGTAAACCGTACCACCTTTTGCACCACCTTTATATAGACGCTCGTATACTTTCTTTACTTGATCTACTGAATATCCTTTAGGAGCATTAACTGTTTTACTAATAGAGCTATCAATCCAATTTTGGATAATACATTGAACATCCGCGTGCGCCTCTGGGGATAATTCCATTGCGGAAATAAACCACTCCGGTAATTCCTCTGGATTAGCTTCAGGATGACGATCTAAATATTCTTGAACGA from Sutcliffiella cohnii encodes:
- the mntR gene encoding transcriptional regulator MntR gives rise to the protein MPTPSMEDYIEQIYLLIEAKGYARVSDIAEALAVHPSSVTKMVQKLDKDDYLVYEKYRGLILTSKGKKIGKRLVARHELLEQFLRIIGVEEENIYNDVEGIEHHLSWNAIDRIGDLVQYFEDNKIRVEELEQIQKQNENN
- a CDS encoding C40 family peptidase; this encodes MTNRDLLFISTTTRRKKKGIHRIGHVAIYIGNNKMLHTYRQGKKVQISTINTYWRSVLIGVKRVL
- a CDS encoding DUF4179 domain-containing protein — protein: MSNIEDKLAEEKKRIDSYTAPDELETRLREALNKAPNKQKQNAPLWKLVAVAMFFIVIIGYQYNGLAYYGKKLFGFDEMMTGTLMELNEEGLGQIVDETVTLVDGTKLTIEGVMADSNQLILYYSLNNPKGIKDHIRDYFRFLPISGFLTNSFPTSGTFIVDDNQTEIKGTQSFEPVSPFAKKLTVNFQQGMNNNQTVEEFVTIPYNPNKALQTEIKQSINKAIKVDKGTITFQTIRATPTMTVVEGKLNVENFDRVPDALWGIQLYANGKEVTSLGGGYQSSLLGRKFSLNYDALPKGLHSLELKINEFAGYENVDKKLALATNNNPTMLNEKELWIQDINTTSEMVEITIRTDNDVMLDGVSIETEEEVTPLKTIVRQSYVKLEDGQQMKERTLLFEANTEPEFIYINGMHFMKEYGDMIEIPVD
- a CDS encoding sigma-70 family RNA polymerase sigma factor, with translation MNIVRLVNKAKRGNKEALLQLIMEDKDTYYRLAFSYMGNSHDAMDAMEDMIVKIYEKIDQLKKEEAFYSWSKTILVNSCKTMLRKNKKLILIDDWNEQSDEISHALTSNPYLKSVHQMDIQEMLLQLNKHQKEAIQLKYFHDMDYQSIATLTNVSLGTVKSRIFQGLKKLRELHGGEWNE
- a CDS encoding DinB family protein, which codes for MFVSNKTIELKLDVKSPGSEKSVPTSANEIANAFRKIIDELKLEVDRKLTDEKLLEEVESFGRTTPRGALLKVLMDHSIHHRGQMTVLLRQAGLQVPGVMGPTKEDGLVN
- a CDS encoding spore germination protein codes for the protein MDWKKYKRKFKEPKKKEEFNTEVINVTLKTILKKVENIDDLVVKEISIEDHCFTVMYISSIVDASSIQEKMIDPISDSETTTSVFKKLNKLEKINNQDQSLLLHELASGFAFLFNSLDENIIYKLPAFNAPERSITAPENETTILGPQDAFVESIETNMSLIRRRIRSTELKSKSFFLGTETKNSVSIVYLGNLANKENVDRVIVRLENVEYDGFIGMPVLKQLLEDNPFSPFPQFGITVRTDWAVNELLNGKILVLLNGSPEVAILPTTFMEMFMSPEDFYNRWTTATLLRTLRLFGFFVSILLTSTYVSVLTFHPAMLPPQLLSILADSRARVPFPPVLEVLIIELVIEILREAGSRMPTKIGQTIGIVGGIVIGTAAVEAGLASNILIVLVATTALLSFISPNFLMSNAIRLIRYLFIIAAGVLGMFGQMVTLAWLINHLSNLTSLGSPFISPVIPRKWSDLLNSVLRAPVKYMTKRPGISRAKKDLVKPLDEE
- a CDS encoding GerAB/ArcD/ProY family transporter: MDKGRFKKLNKYHVIFLVQNIMIGIGLLTLPKDISNVGNNQWIVPFLLGVIANISIFPIVYIGRKFPNDPFFIVIEKLWGKILGTIVHLLIIFYGILQVGNVIHSYLRLVQTVALPNYTVSFMSIALYIPLVTIVLGGIKSIARFCMFSFFFTAWMMIFTKWAFQAGHWVNVIPTWEVSLLEWGKSIHYGFEAFFGFGILAFFFPYIMDQKRAFLHASIGIWIVVIIYVIISLASVVYFSEWQLTNLLFPLLNLFQAVKLPFIERVEVFGTSLWAFLILSTSAAYLWISKKGFDAIFSKNKNRTWHLYAVAFLSWILFNGPIPFQIQLLLFYEWNIFYGYFMLAIPYLLMITYLLKNIMDKSSRKGGFTS
- a CDS encoding Ger(x)C family spore germination protein: MKPKLLIAFLLLPIVVSCQNPNVEYPVIEDLGMVGIMGFDYVDERQVKVTMTLSPTREEEKEKVQQGTSTVEVPHQAVLEMSTISEKILSLAQLRVLLFSEEYAAKVGIWETIEHLYRDPNVGANVFVAVISGSAEEALSLPYEDKPEINVYLNELLTPRIAVAFNPFTTIHDFIYRLTDNISDPTTPYLEVINENSLKITRVALFKGDKFISTISPEEAKLVEALKKRRNIPDMSISLNEGVTTLRFVKTRILIETNGDLQNLTISTNLFVNGSVIDYEGHKKLDTLQNQVELEQKVSEQLNEQLRKVIKHFQELEIDPIGLGEKVKVRNSSNWTKENWNKVLKDAEIKTNVKVTIVSPGTIS
- a CDS encoding pyridoxamine 5'-phosphate oxidase family protein, which codes for MKIIKDKKRSFDLEQFLAKPLFAHLSTVEEDFPRDSPVWFLWNNNILWIIGTSSDSFPKRIRVNRNCAIGIVDFDVKTGLVLHAGFRGVATVEPFNHTIANRLLAKYLGENMEQWDPRFKHLDDSNVLIRFKPETVVVRDQSYSIN
- a CDS encoding TetR/AcrR family transcriptional regulator, with the protein product MGKRGRKQGSSGEHSKAQLLSIAADEFAEHGYFSTKISTIVKKAGVTQPTFYLYFPSKEAIFQELVGLFRNKFALLTKKSRLETGLELDSLPGRIAIGLTAIFQFFYDNRSLTKIGLYLSDDAEEIKNDIVQLITENLESEQRDGYFRTNVEMRTVAESLVGIMERLTATYLFQDKKKPEELAREIVDLLLYGLQVK
- a CDS encoding anti-repressor SinI family protein, encoding METVKEKSYDMLDPDWIELLLIAKEIGLTIEQVKEFLDEKSINDR
- a CDS encoding VanZ family protein produces the protein MSLILLYVYKMIEYMVIAVPFYIIGRFVYMKRKKQQASVGRELLLGFFSLYIIAVASQTIIPKWDAGIISSTGEFYFNVQWSNEIASVNIIPFRTLFLYLQANPNIDNWSSLSMVNIFGNMFVFTPIGIFVPLLYRRVRSLKKISVVALAVTCFIEITQLFIGRSTDIDDVILNTIGVMIGYGMFVFIKRKINRRLKGNKKVWG